A genomic window from Flavobacterium johnsoniae includes:
- the hisIE gene encoding bifunctional phosphoribosyl-AMP cyclohydrolase/phosphoribosyl-ATP diphosphatase HisIE has protein sequence MEIDIKSAHGLIPAIIQDSETKNVLMLGYMNEESLQKTIETQKVTFFSRSKQRLWTKGEESGNFLNLVSIKNDCDGDTLLIQAKPVGPTCHTGADTCWQEPNDANYGFISHLENTIKTRRENADSEKSYVASLFEKGINKIAQKVGEEAVEVVIEAKDDNDDLFLSESADLLFHYLILLQAKGYELNDVVQVLKKRQK, from the coding sequence ATGGAAATCGATATCAAAAGCGCACACGGATTAATTCCGGCTATAATTCAGGATTCAGAAACTAAAAATGTTTTGATGCTGGGTTATATGAACGAAGAATCGCTTCAAAAAACAATAGAAACACAGAAAGTAACATTTTTCAGCCGTTCAAAGCAAAGACTTTGGACAAAAGGCGAGGAGAGTGGCAATTTTTTGAATTTAGTAAGTATTAAAAATGACTGCGACGGCGACACGCTTTTGATTCAAGCAAAACCTGTTGGACCAACTTGTCACACTGGTGCCGACACTTGCTGGCAAGAACCAAACGATGCTAATTATGGTTTTATTTCTCATTTAGAAAATACAATCAAAACAAGAAGAGAAAATGCTGATTCTGAAAAGAGTTATGTTGCTTCTTTATTCGAAAAAGGAATCAATAAAATTGCTCAAAAAGTAGGAGAGGAAGCTGTAGAAGTGGTTATTGAAGCAAAAGATGATAATGATGATTTGTTTCTTAGCGAAAGCGCAGATTTATTATTTCATTACTTAATTCTGCTACAAGCAAAAGGTTATGAATTAAATGATGTTGTTCAAGTTTTGAAGAAACGTCAGAAGTAA
- a CDS encoding carbohydrate-binding family 9-like protein — protein sequence MRFKAIIPFIIVLFSVASNSQNIPVHKTEKQIVIDGNLSDWETPFLGPFMIHNSGEKATQNTFISLSWNEENLYIAYNCKDSNIIGKPQTKDAQIFYTDDLVEIFIDPDGDGQNYVEIGVNAFSTNYDLLLKCISAECGGWKTEIGFNIKGMETVSNINSEGYTVEIKIPFASLEKIKNANFLKPKVGTKWKANVFRIDYGKSIEYLALQPYKSLKFGFHQPAEFAVFEFVE from the coding sequence ATGAGATTTAAAGCAATCATTCCTTTTATAATTGTACTATTTTCGGTTGCTTCAAATTCCCAAAATATTCCAGTTCATAAAACTGAAAAGCAAATAGTAATTGATGGAAATTTATCAGATTGGGAAACACCTTTTTTAGGTCCGTTTATGATTCATAATTCTGGAGAAAAAGCTACGCAAAACACTTTTATTTCACTTTCGTGGAATGAAGAAAATCTTTACATCGCTTACAATTGCAAAGATTCTAATATAATTGGAAAACCTCAAACCAAAGATGCGCAAATATTTTATACTGATGATCTTGTAGAAATTTTTATAGATCCAGACGGAGACGGACAAAATTATGTTGAAATTGGCGTAAATGCTTTTTCTACAAATTATGATTTACTTCTGAAATGTATCTCAGCCGAATGCGGCGGCTGGAAAACTGAAATTGGTTTTAACATTAAAGGAATGGAAACAGTAAGCAATATTAATTCTGAAGGTTATACTGTTGAAATTAAAATTCCTTTTGCAAGTCTTGAAAAGATTAAAAATGCTAATTTTCTAAAACCAAAAGTAGGCACAAAATGGAAAGCAAATGTTTTTAGAATTGATTACGGTAAATCGATTGAATATCTTGCATTACAACCTTATAAGAGTTTAAAATTTGGTTTTCATCAACCAGCAGAATTTGCTGTTTTTGAGTTTGTAGAGTGA
- a CDS encoding M1 family metallopeptidase: MRKYFGGVFIAFLVGFTANAQGLLNKSETAFTHQDTLRGSITKERAWWDLKYYHLDVKVKPSEKFISGSNTVRYTVLTENDRMQIDLQQPMNITKVTQNGKEQKFERDGNAFFITLTEKQKVGDTKEIVISYEGKPKEAVRAPWDGGFSWKKDKNGKDFIATSCQGLGASVWWPCKDHMYDEVENMLISVNVPGDLTEVSNGRLKSVKKEKDGTKTFNWYVSNPINNYGVNINIGDYVNFSEVFKGEKGDLDCNYYVLRDNLALAKEHFKDAPKMLKAFENWFGPYPFYEDSYKLVEVPYLGMEHQSSVTYGNQYKQGYLGRDLSGTGWGLKFDFIIIHESGHEWFANNITYKDIADMWIHESFTNYSESLFLEYYYGKDAGAEYVIGCRNNIENDKPIIGHYDVNNEGSGDMYPKGANMLHTIRQIVNDDAKWKSILRGLNKTFYHQTVTSKQIEDYINEQAGINFNRVYAQYLTTTKIPVFEYMFKNGTLGYHWTNCVSKFDMPVKVKINGVETWLKPTTDWQSVKTENEDRKLEVDKNFYVTTSNIVE; encoded by the coding sequence ATGAGAAAATACTTCGGTGGCGTATTTATCGCCTTTTTAGTTGGTTTTACTGCTAATGCACAAGGACTTTTAAATAAGTCTGAGACTGCTTTTACACATCAAGATACTTTACGCGGAAGCATAACAAAAGAAAGAGCTTGGTGGGATTTGAAATATTATCATTTGGATGTGAAAGTTAAGCCTTCTGAAAAATTTATTTCGGGTTCAAACACAGTTCGTTATACTGTTTTAACAGAAAATGACAGAATGCAGATTGATTTGCAGCAGCCAATGAACATTACGAAAGTAACTCAGAATGGAAAAGAGCAAAAGTTTGAAAGAGATGGAAACGCTTTCTTCATTACTTTAACTGAAAAACAAAAAGTTGGAGATACAAAAGAGATTGTAATATCATATGAAGGAAAGCCTAAAGAAGCTGTTAGAGCTCCTTGGGACGGTGGATTTTCTTGGAAAAAAGATAAAAACGGAAAAGATTTTATTGCTACATCTTGTCAAGGTTTAGGAGCAAGTGTTTGGTGGCCTTGCAAAGATCATATGTATGATGAAGTGGAGAATATGCTTATTAGTGTAAATGTTCCTGGAGATTTGACAGAAGTTTCTAACGGAAGATTGAAAAGCGTAAAAAAAGAAAAAGACGGAACAAAAACCTTCAATTGGTATGTTTCGAATCCGATTAATAATTATGGTGTAAATATCAACATTGGTGATTACGTGAATTTTTCTGAAGTATTTAAAGGAGAAAAAGGCGATTTAGATTGTAATTACTATGTTTTGAGAGATAATTTAGCTTTAGCAAAAGAGCATTTTAAAGACGCTCCAAAAATGCTCAAAGCTTTCGAAAATTGGTTTGGACCTTATCCGTTTTACGAAGACAGTTATAAATTAGTTGAAGTTCCATATTTAGGAATGGAACACCAAAGTTCTGTTACTTACGGAAACCAATATAAACAAGGTTATTTAGGACGCGATTTAAGTGGAACTGGTTGGGGATTAAAGTTTGATTTTATTATTATTCATGAGTCTGGACACGAATGGTTTGCGAATAATATTACGTACAAAGACATCGCAGATATGTGGATTCATGAGAGTTTTACTAATTATTCTGAAAGCCTTTTCTTGGAGTATTATTATGGTAAAGATGCTGGTGCAGAATATGTGATTGGCTGCAGAAATAATATTGAAAATGATAAACCAATTATCGGTCATTATGATGTAAACAATGAAGGTTCTGGAGATATGTATCCGAAAGGCGCTAATATGTTGCACACAATTCGCCAAATTGTAAATGATGATGCAAAATGGAAATCTATTTTGAGAGGTTTAAATAAGACTTTTTATCATCAAACCGTAACTTCAAAACAAATTGAAGATTATATTAACGAACAAGCTGGAATTAATTTTAATAGAGTTTATGCTCAATATTTAACTACAACTAAAATTCCGGTTTTTGAATACATGTTTAAAAATGGAACTTTAGGATATCATTGGACAAACTGTGTTTCTAAATTTGATATGCCAGTAAAAGTTAAAATCAATGGTGTTGAAACTTGGCTAAAACCAACAACAGATTGGCAATCGGTT